A region of Leclercia adecarboxylata DNA encodes the following proteins:
- a CDS encoding aldose 1-epimerase, which produces MMDLLLIENAHLRMRVNPQGGGLQELFSLACGQPVLWEGGDSALFPMLPLANRVAGNRFRFKGREIMLPQSPVDERFFLHGDGWQSRWEVASLTRTECLLTLRRQHACGFDYRAELRYQLRENLLRAELTLTHLDQESMLYGLGFHPWFCFDKYSRLQFSASGYWPEGEHHLPLAWQGDIPSENDFSTPRHGGDRWLNVGYSGWNGVAMIERDVMNITIRAQTPWLMLFRMSGKSFLCLEPQSHPVNAHNMAGQPGLVALGPGESSHFAMEIAVESARRNC; this is translated from the coding sequence CTGATGGACTTACTGTTGATAGAAAACGCGCATCTGCGGATGCGCGTCAACCCGCAGGGCGGCGGGTTACAGGAGCTCTTTTCCCTGGCCTGCGGGCAGCCGGTGTTATGGGAGGGAGGCGACAGCGCGCTGTTTCCGATGTTGCCGCTGGCAAACCGGGTGGCGGGAAATCGCTTCAGGTTTAAGGGGCGGGAAATCATGTTGCCGCAAAGCCCGGTCGATGAACGCTTTTTCCTCCACGGCGACGGCTGGCAGTCGCGCTGGGAGGTGGCTTCACTTACCCGCACCGAATGCTTGCTGACCTTACGCCGCCAGCATGCGTGCGGCTTTGATTACCGGGCGGAGCTGCGGTATCAGCTGCGTGAGAACCTCCTGCGGGCGGAGCTGACGCTCACCCATCTTGACCAGGAGTCGATGCTGTACGGCCTGGGCTTTCATCCGTGGTTCTGTTTTGATAAGTACAGCCGCCTGCAATTTTCAGCCAGCGGCTACTGGCCGGAAGGTGAGCACCATTTACCGCTGGCCTGGCAGGGCGATATCCCATCCGAAAATGATTTCAGCACGCCCCGGCACGGCGGGGATCGCTGGCTGAACGTTGGCTATTCCGGCTGGAACGGCGTGGCGATGATTGAACGTGATGTGATGAATATCACAATCAGAGCGCAAACTCCGTGGCTGATGCTGTTCAGAATGTCGGGTAAATCATTCTTATGCCTTGAGCCTCAGAGCCATCCGGTCAATGCCCATAATATGGCCGGGCAGCCTGGGCTGGTGGCATTAGGCCCGGGAGAGAGCAGCCATTTTGCGATGGAAATTGCCGTCGAAAGTGCCCGCCGCAACTGTTAA
- a CDS encoding sugar porter family MFS transporter, with product MNNSAQTQLKMGYVWTICLVAACGGLLFGYDWVVIGGAKPFYEAWFSITDPAQSGWAMSSALVGCIFGALISGWCADKFGRKRPLILSAVLFSASAWGTAVASSFDMFVVYRIVGGVGIGLASALSPLYIAEVSPAEKRGRFVAINQLTIVVGVLAAQLINLMIAEPVAAGATQEAIVQTWNGQTGWRWMFGAELVPALAFLVLMFFVPESPRWLMKAGKPERARAMLERIGTAEYASQTLKEIAHTLAKDSQKVAFSTLLQPSVKPIVIIGMVLAMFQQWCGINVIFNYAQEIFASAGFDINDTLKSIVATGIINLVFTLAALPLVDKIGRRKLMLLGASGLTIIYVLIASAYAMNIMGWPVLLLVLAAIAIYALTLAPVTWVLLSEIFPNRVRGLAMSMGTLALWIACFLLTYTFPLLNAGLGAAGSFLLYGAICAAGYLYILRKVPETKGVTLEALEEQLEKQHGKVASAGHAGRAH from the coding sequence ATGAATAATAGCGCGCAGACACAACTGAAAATGGGCTACGTCTGGACAATCTGTCTGGTCGCCGCCTGCGGTGGATTACTGTTTGGCTACGACTGGGTGGTGATTGGCGGAGCCAAACCCTTCTATGAAGCCTGGTTCTCCATTACCGACCCGGCGCAGTCCGGCTGGGCGATGAGTTCCGCGCTGGTGGGCTGTATCTTCGGGGCCCTGATCTCCGGCTGGTGCGCCGATAAGTTTGGCCGCAAGCGTCCGCTTATCCTCTCGGCGGTGCTGTTCAGCGCCTCGGCGTGGGGCACGGCGGTGGCAAGCAGTTTTGATATGTTCGTGGTCTACCGCATTGTCGGCGGGGTGGGGATCGGCCTGGCTTCCGCCCTGAGCCCGCTCTACATCGCCGAAGTCAGCCCGGCGGAAAAGCGTGGCCGCTTCGTCGCCATCAACCAGCTGACCATCGTGGTGGGCGTGCTGGCGGCCCAGCTGATTAATCTGATGATTGCCGAGCCGGTAGCGGCAGGCGCCACTCAGGAGGCCATCGTCCAGACCTGGAACGGTCAAACCGGCTGGCGCTGGATGTTTGGTGCAGAGCTGGTGCCGGCCCTGGCGTTCCTGGTGCTGATGTTTTTTGTACCGGAATCCCCGCGCTGGCTGATGAAGGCCGGTAAGCCAGAGCGTGCCCGCGCCATGCTGGAGCGTATCGGCACCGCGGAGTACGCCAGCCAGACCTTAAAAGAGATCGCCCACACCCTGGCAAAAGACAGCCAGAAAGTGGCCTTCTCCACGCTGTTACAGCCGTCGGTGAAGCCGATCGTTATCATCGGCATGGTGCTGGCGATGTTCCAGCAGTGGTGCGGGATCAACGTGATCTTCAACTATGCCCAGGAGATCTTCGCCTCCGCCGGGTTTGATATCAATGACACCCTGAAATCGATTGTGGCAACCGGCATCATAAACCTCGTCTTTACCCTCGCGGCCCTGCCGCTGGTGGACAAGATCGGCCGCCGCAAGCTGATGCTGCTGGGCGCGTCGGGCCTGACCATTATCTACGTGCTGATTGCCAGCGCCTACGCCATGAACATCATGGGCTGGCCGGTGCTGCTGCTGGTGCTGGCGGCGATCGCCATCTACGCCCTGACGCTGGCCCCGGTCACCTGGGTGCTGCTGTCGGAGATCTTCCCTAACCGCGTGCGCGGCCTGGCGATGTCGATGGGCACCCTGGCGCTGTGGATTGCCTGCTTCCTGCTGACCTACACCTTCCCGCTGCTCAATGCCGGGCTGGGGGCGGCGGGCAGCTTCCTGCTCTATGGGGCGATCTGCGCGGCGGGATATCTCTACATCCTGCGTAAAGTGCCGGAGACCAAAGGCGTGACGCTGGAGGCGCTGGAGGAACAGCTGGAGAAACAGCACGGCAAAGTGGCCTCCGCGGGTCATGCCGGACGCGCACACTGA
- a CDS encoding 3-phenylpropionate MFS transporter: MVLHSTRWLALSYFTYFFSYGIFLPFWSVWLKGIGLTPEMIGLLLGSGLVARFLGSLLIAPRVSDPSLLINAVRVLALLTLVFLAGFWVSQQFAWLMVVMVGFNLFFSPLVPLTDALANTWQKQITMDYGRVRLWGSIAFVIGSALVGKLVSLYDYRAILALLSVGILSMLLGMLLRPSVMPQGESRHQESAGWPAWRTLVAQSWRFLACVCLLQGAHAAYYGFSAIYWQGAGYSASAVGYLWSLGVVAEVIIFALSNRLFRRFGARDLLLLSAVCGVVRWGIMGWTTELPWLIVAQILHCGTFTVCHLAAMRYIAAREGSDVIRLQAVYSAVAMGGSIAIMTVFAGFLYQHLGHGVFWVMALVALPAVLLRPRVAAR; encoded by the coding sequence ATGGTTTTGCATTCCACACGCTGGCTGGCGCTCAGCTATTTCACCTACTTTTTTAGCTACGGTATTTTTCTGCCTTTCTGGAGCGTCTGGCTCAAGGGCATCGGCCTCACGCCGGAGATGATCGGTCTTCTGCTGGGCTCGGGCCTGGTGGCACGTTTTCTCGGTAGCCTGCTTATCGCACCGCGCGTCAGCGATCCCTCTCTGTTAATCAACGCCGTGCGCGTGCTGGCGCTGCTCACCCTCGTCTTTTTGGCAGGCTTCTGGGTCAGCCAGCAGTTCGCCTGGCTGATGGTGGTGATGGTGGGCTTTAACCTCTTCTTCTCGCCGCTGGTTCCGCTGACCGATGCCCTGGCCAACACCTGGCAAAAACAGATCACCATGGACTATGGGCGGGTGCGGCTGTGGGGCTCGATTGCCTTTGTGATTGGCTCGGCGCTGGTGGGCAAGCTGGTCAGCCTGTACGACTATCGCGCTATCCTGGCGCTGCTGAGCGTGGGGATCCTGTCGATGCTGCTCGGCATGCTGCTGCGTCCGTCGGTGATGCCGCAGGGGGAGAGCCGTCATCAGGAGAGTGCGGGCTGGCCGGCCTGGCGGACGCTTGTCGCCCAGAGCTGGCGTTTCCTGGCCTGCGTCTGTCTGCTGCAGGGGGCGCATGCCGCCTACTATGGCTTCAGCGCTATCTACTGGCAGGGGGCCGGGTATTCGGCGTCTGCGGTGGGCTATCTCTGGTCGCTGGGCGTGGTGGCAGAAGTGATCATCTTTGCCCTCAGCAACCGACTGTTCCGCCGCTTCGGCGCCCGGGATCTGCTCCTGCTGTCTGCCGTCTGCGGCGTAGTACGCTGGGGGATCATGGGCTGGACCACCGAACTGCCGTGGCTGATTGTCGCCCAGATCCTGCACTGCGGCACCTTTACGGTGTGCCATCTGGCGGCGATGCGCTATATCGCGGCGCGTGAAGGCAGCGACGTGATCCGCCTGCAGGCCGTTTACTCAGCGGTGGCGATGGGGGGCAGTATTGCGATCATGACCGTGTTCGCCGGTTTCCTCTATCAGCATCTCGGTCACGGGGTCTTCTGGGTGATGGCGCTGGTGGCGCTGCCCGCGGTTCTGCTCCGTCCGCGGGTCGCAGCGCGCTAG
- a CDS encoding ROK family protein, whose product MQVSGLNNNRVRQHNRRTIMSLVWRYKRLSKSQLAQYTGLSIPAVSKILDELVADKKLGHSSENLSTRGMNSGHYQIPDDGPLILCMNVSPTSIESQLIDARMSPLGEFLWTDVNAQTPEALLQAIENLWQQQRKQWPGQRINLALGIHGQVDTATGVSQIMPQAPWKKPVEIKYLLEEKLGITVRVDNDCVMLALAEKWQNPANRDDFCVINVDYGIGSSFVINGQVYRGTLNGSGQIGHTIFDRDGVACACGRYGCLETVASLSALKKQARLWLKSQPGSLGLDPDTLTSLQLIEAWRKGDVKIQRWADEAANAIGLTLYNLLNILNINQIWFYGRSCAFGERWLETINRQIGFTPFDHGDAVRNRQTEIAFGGLTRQQQIIGIGYLFVEDALAAG is encoded by the coding sequence ATGCAGGTATCCGGTCTGAACAACAACAGGGTGCGACAGCATAACCGCCGCACCATTATGTCGCTGGTATGGCGCTACAAACGCCTGAGCAAATCGCAGCTGGCCCAGTACACCGGACTCTCTATTCCGGCGGTGAGCAAGATCCTGGATGAGCTGGTGGCGGACAAAAAGCTGGGGCATTCCAGTGAAAATCTCAGCACCCGGGGAATGAACAGTGGCCATTATCAAATCCCGGATGATGGGCCATTGATACTCTGCATGAATGTCAGCCCCACCAGCATTGAGAGCCAGCTGATCGACGCCCGCATGTCGCCATTGGGCGAGTTTCTCTGGACCGACGTTAACGCCCAGACGCCCGAGGCGCTGTTGCAGGCGATTGAAAACCTGTGGCAGCAGCAGCGCAAACAGTGGCCAGGGCAGCGCATCAATCTGGCATTAGGCATCCACGGCCAGGTTGATACCGCCACCGGTGTGTCGCAGATCATGCCCCAGGCACCCTGGAAAAAACCGGTCGAGATTAAGTATCTGCTGGAAGAAAAGCTGGGCATCACGGTGAGGGTGGATAACGACTGCGTAATGCTGGCCCTGGCGGAAAAATGGCAAAACCCGGCTAACCGCGACGATTTTTGCGTGATTAACGTCGACTACGGTATCGGCTCCTCGTTCGTCATTAACGGCCAGGTCTATCGCGGGACGCTCAACGGCAGCGGGCAAATCGGCCACACCATTTTCGATCGCGACGGCGTGGCCTGCGCCTGCGGGCGTTACGGCTGCCTGGAGACGGTCGCCTCGTTATCTGCCCTTAAAAAGCAGGCGCGCCTGTGGCTGAAATCCCAGCCAGGCTCCCTCGGCCTTGACCCCGATACCCTCACCAGCCTGCAGCTGATTGAGGCCTGGCGGAAGGGAGACGTGAAAATCCAGCGCTGGGCAGACGAGGCCGCCAACGCCATCGGGCTGACGCTCTACAACCTGCTCAACATCCTCAACATCAATCAAATCTGGTTCTATGGCCGCAGCTGCGCCTTTGGCGAACGCTGGCTCGAAACCATCAACCGCCAGATTGGGTTTACCCCCTTCGATCACGGCGACGCGGTGCGTAACCGGCAAACGGAAATCGCTTTCGGGGGCTTAACCCGGCAGCAGCAGATTATCGGCATCGGGTATCTGTTCGTTGAAGATGCGCTGGCGGCAGGCTAA
- a CDS encoding DUF5107 domain-containing protein gives MSGAVKVWRETVALPTWTTGAEDINPMFLEKRVYQGSSGAVYPYGVTDTLTGVREPRDYQAVWMENDYIRIMLLPELGGRIHRAYDKVQQRDFVYYNEVVKPALVGLLGPWISGGIEFNWPQHHRPTTFMPVDVTFQQQDNGAQTVWMGEAEPMRGLQVMTGFTLYPDRALIEITGKVFNGNATPRHFLWWANPAVKGGDDHQSVFPPDVTAVFDHGKRAVSAFPIATGTYYKVDYSAGVDISRYKNVPVPTSYMAEKSDYDFVGAYHHGERGGLLHVADHHVSPGKKQWSWGHDDFGRAWDRNLTDENGPYIELMTGVFTDNQPDFTWLAPYEEKIFVQNFLPYSELGQVQNASTELALQLERREQQLHLGLYAIAPLNDVRLELTADDQPVWETQLTLMPGESWQQALPDAWPQRLTLRVKDASGRTLLHYLEHIPQETPLPDPATAPAMPEEISNSDELYFIGQHLEQYNHASRYAEDYYRRALALDANDYRNNVALGTLALNRADWAQAQRCADAALVRAHRLNKNPRDGEASQLLATALERQGQDDAAWEHYYKASWSGNCRDAAFWSLARLAMKRGNSADALEKVDISLGINAGNNLAMGLKALALAEVQGEGTALEYIQSCLVTHPLSYALHYARWAISRDAASRDKLLQVTGRRGANACVLAGWLTSMGMPDAAREMLDLLDCQETLPQLWRAALSDEPATRARYIAAARQCETKRVRFPNALDEVQMLQTLHDDPFARYLLGCFWYSKRRYDDAVSCWEFTLKQEPQFAPAHRLLGIYAWNKQHNLTLAQHYLQRAVALEPENPRFLFELDYLNKLTGQPVAKRLAMLTERENVALKRDDLTAELLSLWNCSGRYSLAAQVLQERQFHPWEGGEGKVTGQYLLNQQHLALQHIGRGEYREAIAFLQAALCYPHNLGEGRLPGQTDNDIWYLLGYCHAQIDAGDEAQRCFTRAAQGGSTLDAGRYYNDQPADYLFWQGMALRQLGDSAAAERHFQGFLAWVEAHRDDVPEADFFAVSLPDLVVLDTPTGHQHQQHCLFIEALGYAGLGDITACKRQLGALLALNPAHDKAHLIQHAQATGIFH, from the coding sequence ATGTCTGGAGCAGTGAAGGTCTGGCGGGAGACCGTCGCATTACCGACGTGGACCACCGGCGCAGAAGATATCAACCCGATGTTCCTGGAAAAGCGCGTCTACCAGGGCTCCTCTGGCGCGGTCTACCCCTACGGCGTGACGGATACCCTGACCGGCGTTCGGGAGCCCCGCGACTACCAGGCGGTGTGGATGGAAAACGACTATATCCGCATCATGCTGCTGCCGGAGTTGGGCGGACGTATTCATCGTGCGTATGACAAAGTGCAGCAACGGGATTTTGTTTACTACAACGAAGTGGTGAAACCGGCGCTGGTGGGCCTGCTGGGGCCATGGATCTCCGGTGGGATCGAGTTTAACTGGCCGCAGCACCATCGCCCAACCACCTTTATGCCTGTCGACGTTACCTTCCAGCAGCAGGATAACGGAGCGCAAACCGTCTGGATGGGCGAGGCCGAACCGATGCGCGGCCTGCAGGTGATGACCGGATTCACCCTGTACCCTGACCGGGCGTTGATTGAGATCACCGGCAAAGTCTTCAACGGCAACGCCACGCCGCGCCACTTCCTGTGGTGGGCAAACCCGGCAGTGAAGGGCGGGGACGATCATCAGAGCGTCTTCCCGCCGGACGTCACGGCGGTGTTTGACCACGGCAAGCGCGCGGTCTCTGCTTTCCCCATCGCCACCGGCACCTACTATAAAGTCGACTACTCGGCGGGGGTGGATATTTCCCGCTACAAAAACGTGCCGGTGCCGACGTCGTACATGGCTGAAAAATCGGACTACGACTTTGTCGGGGCATACCATCACGGGGAGCGGGGCGGCCTGCTGCACGTCGCCGATCACCACGTCTCGCCGGGTAAAAAGCAGTGGAGCTGGGGCCATGACGATTTTGGCCGTGCCTGGGATCGCAATCTCACCGATGAAAACGGCCCCTATATCGAGCTGATGACCGGGGTCTTTACCGATAACCAGCCCGATTTCACCTGGCTTGCGCCTTATGAAGAGAAAATCTTCGTGCAGAATTTCCTGCCCTACAGCGAGCTGGGGCAGGTGCAGAACGCCAGTACCGAGCTGGCGCTGCAGCTTGAACGCCGCGAGCAGCAGCTTCACCTTGGTCTTTACGCCATCGCGCCGCTGAACGACGTGCGCCTCGAGCTGACCGCCGACGACCAGCCGGTATGGGAAACGCAGCTGACCCTGATGCCGGGCGAAAGCTGGCAGCAGGCGCTGCCGGATGCGTGGCCGCAACGCTTAACGCTGAGGGTAAAAGACGCCTCGGGCCGCACGCTGCTGCACTATCTGGAGCACATCCCGCAGGAGACGCCGCTGCCGGACCCGGCTACCGCGCCAGCGATGCCGGAGGAGATTAGCAACAGCGATGAGCTCTATTTCATCGGTCAGCATCTGGAGCAGTACAACCATGCCAGCCGCTATGCGGAGGATTACTACCGCCGGGCGCTGGCGCTGGATGCCAACGACTACCGCAACAACGTGGCGCTGGGTACTCTGGCCCTCAATCGCGCCGACTGGGCGCAGGCGCAACGCTGCGCCGACGCCGCGCTGGTTCGCGCCCACCGTCTGAATAAAAACCCGCGCGATGGTGAAGCCAGCCAGCTGCTGGCGACGGCGCTGGAGCGGCAGGGGCAGGACGATGCCGCATGGGAGCACTACTACAAAGCCTCGTGGAGCGGCAACTGCCGTGACGCGGCGTTCTGGTCGCTGGCGCGGCTGGCGATGAAGCGTGGCAACTCTGCCGACGCGCTGGAAAAAGTCGATATCAGCCTCGGGATCAATGCCGGTAATAATCTGGCGATGGGGCTCAAAGCGCTCGCCCTGGCGGAGGTTCAGGGGGAAGGCACCGCGCTGGAGTACATCCAGAGCTGCCTGGTCACCCATCCGCTGAGCTACGCCCTGCACTATGCGCGCTGGGCAATCAGCCGGGACGCGGCTTCGCGAGACAAACTGCTGCAGGTCACCGGGCGTCGCGGGGCCAATGCCTGCGTGCTGGCGGGCTGGTTAACCTCCATGGGTATGCCCGACGCCGCCCGCGAAATGCTGGATCTGCTCGACTGCCAGGAGACCTTGCCTCAGCTGTGGCGGGCCGCGCTAAGCGACGAGCCAGCCACCCGCGCCCGCTATATTGCGGCGGCGCGCCAGTGCGAGACCAAGCGGGTACGCTTCCCGAACGCTCTCGATGAAGTGCAGATGCTGCAAACCCTGCACGACGACCCGTTTGCCCGCTATCTGCTGGGCTGCTTCTGGTACAGCAAACGCCGCTATGACGATGCGGTGAGCTGCTGGGAATTCACCCTGAAGCAGGAGCCGCAGTTTGCACCCGCGCACCGCCTGCTCGGGATCTACGCCTGGAATAAACAGCACAACCTGACGCTGGCACAACACTACCTGCAGCGCGCCGTGGCGCTGGAGCCGGAGAATCCGCGTTTCCTTTTCGAGCTTGATTATCTCAATAAGCTCACCGGCCAGCCGGTGGCGAAGCGCCTCGCCATGCTCACCGAGCGGGAAAACGTCGCCCTTAAGCGTGATGACCTCACCGCTGAGCTGTTGAGCTTATGGAACTGTTCCGGGCGCTATAGCCTTGCGGCGCAGGTGCTGCAGGAGCGTCAGTTCCATCCGTGGGAGGGCGGGGAAGGCAAAGTGACCGGGCAGTATCTGCTCAACCAGCAGCATCTGGCCCTGCAGCATATCGGGCGCGGCGAGTACCGCGAAGCTATAGCTTTCTTGCAGGCGGCGCTGTGCTATCCGCACAACCTGGGTGAGGGGCGTCTGCCGGGGCAAACCGACAACGATATCTGGTATCTGCTGGGGTATTGCCATGCGCAAATTGATGCCGGAGATGAAGCGCAGCGCTGCTTTACCCGGGCAGCTCAGGGTGGTTCAACCCTTGATGCCGGGCGCTACTACAACGATCAGCCCGCAGATTACCTCTTCTGGCAGGGGATGGCGCTGCGCCAGCTGGGTGACAGCGCGGCGGCGGAGCGTCATTTCCAGGGCTTCCTGGCGTGGGTGGAAGCCCATCGGGATGACGTCCCGGAAGCGGATTTCTTTGCGGTCTCGCTGCCGGATCTGGTGGTGCTGGATACCCCAACCGGTCATCAGCATCAGCAGCACTGCCTGTTCATCGAGGCGCTGGGTTACGCCGGGCTGGGCGATATCACAGCCTGCAAACGCCAGTTGGGGGCCTTACTGGCTCTCAATCCGGCCCATGACAAAGCGCATCTGATTCAGCATGCGCAGGCCACGGGCATTTTCCATTAA
- the csiE gene encoding stationary phase inducible protein CsiE — protein MMTTLEMPSALSSSQRRCQVLLMLYVPGFRATVQRIGEINGVDDTISRQDIAEMRTEIQRYHQLDIATQHDGCYQLEGSHLNQRLCLLHWLRRALRLCPHFIAQQFTPSLKIALKQLGIARTLYDDTNLRALVNFCSRRLQRQFECRDAQFLQLYLQYCLLQHHLGQTPQFTVVQRNWTQSRNEYLMAQEIVRHWQRRVVQVPHADEQLFLALLFMMLRTPDPLRDGHQEDERLRRTITRMIERFRGQTGMHFSDEQGLTDQLYIHLAQALDRSLFGIGIDNSLPEEIHRLYPRLMRTTRDVLFELEAEFGLRFSEEEASLVAVIFGAWLMQESDLHEKQVVLLTGEDKACEELIEQQLRELTLLPLNIRYVTLQSFQKDGAPREAALVVTPYTTALPLFSPPLIHAVEALNAQQQEHIRAMLES, from the coding sequence ATGATGACGACACTTGAAATGCCATCTGCACTTTCCAGTTCGCAGCGCCGCTGTCAGGTTCTGTTGATGCTCTATGTGCCAGGTTTCCGCGCCACCGTGCAACGCATCGGTGAAATCAATGGTGTGGATGATACCATTTCCCGGCAGGATATCGCCGAGATGCGTACAGAGATCCAACGCTACCACCAGCTCGACATTGCGACTCAGCATGATGGCTGCTACCAGCTAGAAGGTAGCCACCTGAACCAACGTTTATGCCTGTTACACTGGCTGCGCCGGGCGTTACGCCTCTGCCCCCACTTCATCGCGCAGCAGTTTACCCCATCTCTTAAAATCGCGCTAAAGCAGCTCGGCATTGCCCGCACGTTATATGACGACACCAACCTGCGGGCGCTGGTCAATTTCTGCTCCCGTCGTCTGCAACGGCAGTTCGAATGCCGTGACGCGCAGTTTTTACAGCTCTATCTGCAGTACTGTCTGCTCCAGCACCATCTGGGTCAGACGCCGCAGTTCACCGTGGTGCAGCGTAACTGGACCCAGTCGCGTAACGAGTATCTGATGGCGCAGGAGATCGTGCGCCACTGGCAGCGCCGCGTGGTGCAGGTACCCCACGCCGACGAACAGCTGTTTCTGGCCCTGCTGTTTATGATGCTGCGCACCCCCGATCCCCTGCGCGATGGCCATCAGGAAGATGAGCGTCTGCGCCGCACCATTACCCGGATGATCGAGCGCTTTCGTGGACAAACGGGGATGCATTTCAGCGACGAGCAGGGGCTGACCGATCAGCTCTATATTCATCTTGCCCAGGCGCTGGACCGATCCCTGTTTGGCATTGGTATCGACAACAGCCTGCCGGAGGAGATCCACCGTCTCTATCCCCGCCTGATGCGCACCACCCGGGACGTGCTGTTTGAGCTGGAAGCGGAGTTTGGCCTGCGTTTCTCCGAGGAGGAGGCGAGCCTGGTGGCGGTGATCTTTGGCGCCTGGCTGATGCAGGAGAGCGATCTGCATGAAAAGCAGGTGGTGTTACTGACCGGCGAGGATAAGGCGTGCGAGGAGCTGATTGAACAGCAGCTTCGGGAGCTGACCCTGCTGCCGCTCAACATTCGCTACGTGACGTTACAGTCTTTTCAGAAGGACGGCGCCCCGCGCGAAGCGGCCCTGGTGGTGACGCCGTACACCACCGCCCTGCCGCTGTTCTCGCCGCCGCTCATCCACGCCGTCGAGGCGTTGAATGCGCAGCAGCAGGAACATATTCGCGCCATGCTGGAATCCTAG
- a CDS encoding DoxX family protein has translation MNTLRYFDFGQSRALILLIARLALIALFIIFGVPKMFGFDGTVQYMEKLGAPMPTLAAIVAVIMEVPAAILIVLGFFTRPLAVLFVFYTLGTAVIGHHYWDMSGDAVMPNMINFFKNISIAGGFLLLAVAGPGAISIDRR, from the coding sequence ATGAACACATTACGGTATTTCGATTTCGGTCAGTCCCGGGCGCTGATCCTGTTGATTGCCCGCCTCGCCCTTATCGCGCTGTTTATTATTTTTGGCGTGCCCAAGATGTTCGGTTTTGACGGCACGGTGCAGTATATGGAGAAGCTGGGCGCGCCCATGCCGACGCTGGCCGCCATTGTGGCGGTGATCATGGAAGTGCCCGCCGCCATCCTGATCGTGCTCGGCTTCTTTACCCGTCCGCTGGCGGTGCTGTTTGTCTTTTATACCCTGGGGACAGCGGTGATTGGCCACCACTACTGGGATATGAGTGGCGATGCGGTGATGCCGAATATGATTAACTTCTTCAAGAACATCAGTATTGCCGGCGGGTTTCTGCTGCTGGCGGTCGCCGGGCCGGGGGCTATCTCCATCGACCGGCGCTAG
- the glyA gene encoding serine hydroxymethyltransferase, with protein sequence MLKREMNIADYDAELWQAMEQEKVRQEEHIELIASENYTSPRVMQAQGSQLTNKYAEGYPGKRYYGGCEYVDIVEQLAIDRAKELFGADYANVQPHSGSQANFAVYTALLQPGDTVLGMNLAQGGHLTHGSPVNFSGKLYNIIPYGIDESGKIDYADMEKQAKEHKPKMIIGGFSAYSGVVDWAKMREIADSIGAYLFVDMAHVAGLIAAGVYPNPVPHAHVVTTTTHKTLAGPRGGLILAKGGDEDLYKKLNSAVFPSAQGGPLMHVIAAKAVALKEAMEPEFKVYQQQVAKNAKAMVEVFLNRGYKVVSGGTENHLFLLDLVDKNLTGKEADAALGRANITVNKNSVPNDPKSPFVTSGIRIGSPAVTRRGFKEAEVKELAGWMCDVLDNINDEAVIERVKAKVLDICARFPVYA encoded by the coding sequence ATGTTAAAGCGTGAAATGAACATTGCCGATTATGATGCCGAACTGTGGCAGGCTATGGAGCAGGAAAAAGTACGTCAGGAAGAGCACATCGAACTGATCGCCTCCGAAAACTACACCAGCCCGCGCGTTATGCAGGCGCAGGGCTCTCAGCTGACCAACAAATACGCTGAAGGTTACCCGGGCAAGCGCTACTACGGCGGTTGCGAGTATGTTGATATCGTTGAACAGCTGGCGATTGATCGTGCCAAAGAGCTGTTTGGCGCTGACTACGCTAACGTGCAGCCGCACTCTGGCTCCCAGGCTAACTTCGCGGTCTACACCGCACTGCTGCAGCCGGGCGATACCGTTCTGGGTATGAACCTGGCGCAGGGCGGCCACCTGACTCACGGCTCCCCGGTTAACTTCTCCGGCAAGCTGTACAACATCATCCCTTACGGCATCGATGAGTCCGGTAAAATTGACTACGCAGACATGGAAAAACAGGCCAAAGAGCACAAGCCGAAGATGATCATCGGCGGCTTCTCGGCTTACTCCGGTGTGGTTGACTGGGCTAAAATGCGTGAAATCGCAGACAGCATCGGTGCTTACCTGTTCGTGGACATGGCGCATGTTGCCGGTCTGATCGCCGCAGGCGTTTACCCGAACCCGGTTCCACACGCGCACGTTGTGACCACCACCACCCATAAAACCCTGGCGGGTCCACGCGGTGGCCTGATCCTGGCGAAAGGCGGTGACGAAGATCTGTATAAGAAACTGAACTCTGCCGTGTTCCCAAGCGCGCAGGGCGGCCCGCTGATGCACGTTATCGCGGCCAAAGCCGTGGCGCTGAAAGAAGCGATGGAGCCAGAGTTCAAAGTCTACCAGCAGCAGGTTGCTAAAAACGCCAAAGCGATGGTGGAAGTGTTCCTGAACCGCGGTTACAAAGTGGTTTCCGGCGGCACTGAAAACCACCTGTTCCTGCTGGATCTGGTGGATAAAAACCTGACCGGTAAAGAAGCTGACGCTGCCCTGGGCCGCGCTAACATCACCGTTAACAAAAACAGCGTACCAAACGATCCGAAGAGCCCGTTTGTGACCTCCGGTATCCGTATCGGTTCTCCGGCTGTGACTCGCCGCGGCTTTAAAGAAGCGGAAGTCAAAGAGCTGGCTGGCTGGATGTGTGACGTGCTGGACAACATCAACGACGAAGCCGTTATTGAACGCGTGAAGGCAAAAGTGCTGGATATCTGCGCGCGCTTCCCGGTTTACGCATAA